A stretch of DNA from Lawsonibacter asaccharolyticus:
TCAGCGGCATGAGCAAGCCGGACCGTATCCGGGAGATCATCAAGGGTACCCGTGGGAAGGTTACCAAGGCAGAGATCATCCAGCAGTGTCCCGATATTAGTAAAATCACGATACAGCGCACTCTGGCCGACCTGCAGAAGAGCGGGGAAATTCTGAAACTCAGCGGCGGGCGCTATACCGCCTATATTTGGAACCGGGAAAAGGAGTAAGAGAACATGATCACTGGTGAACTGAAAAACAAGATCGACCGCCTCTGGGAGACCTTCTGGACTGGCGGCATTACCAACCCCCTGGATGTGGTGGAACAGATGACCTATCTCATGTTCATCCACGACCTGGACGCCGCCGACAACCAGCGGGCCAAGGAGAGCGCTATGCTGGGGTTGCCCCACAAGAGCATCTTTGCCGGCGAGGTGCAGGTGGGGGAGCGGACCATTCCGGGCAATCAGCTCAAATGGTCAGTGTTCCACGATTTTCCCGCCGGACAGATGTATTCCGTCATGCAGGAGTGGGTGTTCCCCTTCATCAAGAACCTCCACGCCGACAAGGACAGCGCCTACGCCAAGTACATGGGGGACGCCATTTTCAAGATCCCCACGCCTCTGATGCTGGACAAGATCGTCACCGCCATGGACGAGATCTACGCCCAGGCGGAGCAGATCCACGACGCCGATGTCCGGGGCGACATCTACGAATACCTCCTGTCCAAAATCGCCACCGCCGGGGTTAACGGCCAGTTCCGCACCCCCCGGCACATCATCCGCATGATGGTGGACATGATGGCCCCCCGGGCGGATGATGTGATCTGCGACCCGGCCTGCGGTACCGGCGGCTTCCTGGTGGCGGCGGGGGAGTACCTGAAGGAGAACCGCAAAGAGGAGATCTTCTACGACCGGGTGAAGAAGGACCACTACATGAACCACATGTTCCATGGCTACGACATGGACCGCACCATGCTGCGCATCGGGGCCATGAACATGATGACCCACGGCATCGACAACCCCTACATTGAGTATCGGGACAGCCTCAGCGACCAGAACATCGACCGGGAGAAGTACACCCTCATTTTGGCTAATCCCCCCTTCAAGGGGAGTCTGGACGCGGACATCGTGTCCGCCGACCTGTTGAAGGTGTGTAAGACCAAGAAAACCGAGCTGTTGTTCCTGGCCCTCTTTCTTCGGATGCTCAAAGTGGGCGGGCGGTGCGCGGTCATCGTGCCCGACGGGGTGCTGTTCGGCTCCTCCAAGGCCCACAAGGATATTCGCAAGGAGATCGTGGAGGGCAACCGGCTGGAGGCGGTGATCTCCATGCCCAGCGGGGTGTTTAAGCCCTACGCCGGGGTGTCCACGGCGGCACGGATGATGTGTGGTTTTACGACATGAAAGCGGACGGCTTCTCCCTGGACGACAAGCGCACCGAGGTAAAGGAGAACGACATCCCCGATATTGTGGCCCGATTCCACAACCGTGAGGGGGAAAAGGCGCGGGAACGCACCGAGCAGTCCTTCCTGGTGCCCAGGGAGGAGATCGCCGCCAACGGCTATGACCTCTCCATTAACAAGTACAAGAAGGTCGAGTATGTCCCCGTGGAGTACCCCTCCACCCAGGAGATTCTGGCTGACCTCAACGAGCTGGAGATGGAGATCACCAAGGGTCTGGCGGAGTTGGAGGAGATGGTGTGATGGCGAGATTGGGGGATATTGCAACTTATATCAATGGATTTGCCTTTAAGCCATCCGACTGGTCCGATTCTGGTGTTCCCATTATTCGCATACAGGATTTAACAGGTAATAGCTATCAAGCAAATAGATATAGTGGAGAATATGACAAAAAATATGAAGTACTTCCAGGAGATGTATTGATTTCCTGGTCGGCGAGTTTGGGTATCTATGTGTGGACAGGCGAAAGAGCTGTGCTCAATCAGCACATTTTCAAGGTAGTTTTTGATAAATGTGAGGTTGATAAAAGTTTTTTTGTACATCAAGTACAGAATATCTTAGAAAAAGCCGCATCATCAGCTCACGGTGCAACAATGAAGCATCTGACAAAGCCTGTTTTTGATGCTCTGCCGTTCTATCTCCCTCCATTAGAGGAACAGCGCCGCATTGCCGCCCTGCTGGACAAGGTCAGCGACCTGATCGCCAAGCGCCGAGCGCAGCTGGACAAGCTGGATCTGCTGGTCAAAGCCCGGTTTGTGGAGATGTTTGGGGACCCACTTTTAGATAGCGGCAAATATCCAAAAGTTCCACTGGGTAGTTTAGCAGAGGTTGGGTCAAGCAAAAGAATTTTTGAAAAAGAATATGTCAGCGAAGGTGTTCCGTTCTATCGAACAAAG
This window harbors:
- a CDS encoding N-6 DNA methylase; this translates as MWFYDMKADGFSLDDKRTEVKENDIPDIVARFHNREGEKARERTEQSFLVPREEIAANGYDLSINKYKKVEYVPVEYPSTQEILADLNELEMEITKGLAELEEMV
- a CDS encoding N-6 DNA methylase, which produces MITGELKNKIDRLWETFWTGGITNPLDVVEQMTYLMFIHDLDAADNQRAKESAMLGLPHKSIFAGEVQVGERTIPGNQLKWSVFHDFPAGQMYSVMQEWVFPFIKNLHADKDSAYAKYMGDAIFKIPTPLMLDKIVTAMDEIYAQAEQIHDADVRGDIYEYLLSKIATAGVNGQFRTPRHIIRMMVDMMAPRADDVICDPACGTGGFLVAAGEYLKENRKEEIFYDRVKKDHYMNHMFHGYDMDRTMLRIGAMNMMTHGIDNPYIEYRDSLSDQNIDREKYTLILANPPFKGSLDADIVSADLLKVCKTKKTELLFLALFLRMLKVGGRCAVIVPDGVLFGSSKAHKDIRKEIVEGNRLEAVISMPSGVFKPYAGVSTAARMMCGFTT